From Micromonospora sp. NBC_01699, a single genomic window includes:
- a CDS encoding glycerophosphodiester phosphodiesterase family protein → MALTRWRRVAVAAIAAVTVLAGLPATAGHADGRSKPVRPDSFDLQAHRGGLGLRVENSLASFGNALQLGVSTLELDVQITEDGRAVVTHDRRVSGTKCVDTGPATSGDPEFPYVGRFVNTLTLAQVRTLDCGSRTLPDKPGQLAVPGSRMPLLSEVFALVKRYGADRVKLNVETKVEAGAPSETAPREQFVRVTVAEIRAAGLLGQVTIQSFDWGALRLMRRVEPRLPLVALTNYDFLQTGQPGASPWLGGLDIDDFGGDPIRAIKTFGATAFSPVHGFPQNGKVGDPGYRPYVTAEMVRHAHRNGIAVVPWTVDDVPTMSKLIDDGVDGLITDYPDLLRGLLKRRGFALPRPYVAPFDIQAHRGGRAVRPENTLPAFSYALANPAISTLELDTGVTRDGELVVLHDRTVNGSHCVDTAPARPGDPQFPYVGKLVRDLTLRQLKTLDCGTRTLPELPHQVPAPGARIPTLNEVFDLVRSSGRTDVSLNIETKISPLVADTLAYPVFTTKLVRAIERARFVDRVTIQSFDWRTITLARSLNRQIETVALVWQYGPAECASLADECSLRADYDDPSVKSPWTDGLDWWRFRDLGKLVRASGAGTVSANWQVHDPDQPTVVSPDWYLRQDPSYFHGPTVDVLQRRDRLKVVPYTVDDPALMQRAIDLGVDGIITDDPDTLITVAVRNGLR, encoded by the coding sequence ATGGCTCTCACCCGATGGCGCAGGGTCGCTGTCGCCGCGATCGCGGCGGTCACCGTCCTCGCCGGACTGCCCGCCACCGCCGGGCACGCCGACGGCCGGTCGAAGCCGGTACGACCGGACAGCTTCGACCTACAGGCCCACCGGGGCGGGCTCGGCCTGCGGGTGGAGAACAGCCTCGCGTCGTTCGGCAACGCCCTCCAACTCGGCGTGAGCACGCTCGAACTGGACGTGCAGATCACCGAGGACGGCCGGGCCGTGGTCACCCACGACCGGCGGGTGAGCGGTACCAAGTGCGTCGACACCGGGCCGGCGACCAGCGGTGACCCGGAATTCCCGTACGTCGGCAGGTTCGTCAACACGCTGACCCTGGCCCAGGTGCGTACGCTCGACTGCGGCAGCCGGACGCTGCCCGACAAGCCCGGACAGCTCGCCGTACCGGGCTCCCGGATGCCGCTGCTGAGCGAGGTCTTCGCGCTGGTCAAGCGGTACGGTGCCGACCGGGTCAAGCTCAACGTCGAGACCAAGGTGGAGGCCGGGGCACCGAGCGAGACCGCGCCCCGGGAACAGTTCGTCCGGGTCACCGTGGCCGAGATCCGGGCCGCCGGCCTGCTCGGCCAGGTCACCATCCAGAGCTTCGACTGGGGCGCGCTGCGCCTGATGCGCCGGGTCGAGCCGCGGCTGCCGCTGGTAGCGCTGACCAACTACGACTTCCTCCAGACCGGTCAACCGGGTGCCTCCCCGTGGCTCGGCGGTCTCGACATCGACGACTTCGGCGGCGACCCGATCCGGGCGATCAAGACCTTCGGCGCGACCGCGTTCTCGCCGGTGCACGGCTTCCCGCAGAACGGCAAGGTCGGCGACCCCGGCTACCGGCCGTACGTGACCGCCGAGATGGTCCGGCACGCGCACCGCAACGGCATCGCGGTGGTGCCGTGGACGGTCGACGACGTGCCGACGATGAGCAAGCTGATCGACGACGGGGTCGACGGGCTCATCACCGACTACCCCGACCTGCTGCGCGGGCTGCTGAAGCGGCGCGGCTTCGCCCTGCCCCGGCCGTACGTGGCGCCGTTCGACATCCAGGCGCACCGGGGCGGCCGGGCGGTCCGACCGGAGAACACCCTGCCCGCGTTCTCGTACGCGCTGGCGAATCCGGCGATCTCCACCCTGGAACTCGACACCGGGGTCACCCGGGACGGGGAACTCGTGGTGCTGCACGACCGTACCGTCAACGGCTCGCACTGCGTCGACACCGCCCCGGCCCGACCCGGCGACCCGCAGTTCCCGTACGTCGGCAAGCTCGTCCGGGACCTGACGCTGCGCCAGCTCAAGACCCTCGACTGCGGCACGAGGACGCTGCCGGAACTGCCCCACCAGGTGCCCGCGCCGGGAGCCCGGATCCCGACCCTGAACGAGGTCTTCGACCTGGTCCGGTCCAGCGGCCGGACCGACGTGTCGCTGAACATCGAAACGAAGATCAGCCCGCTGGTGGCCGACACCCTGGCGTACCCGGTCTTCACCACCAAGCTGGTACGCGCGATCGAACGGGCGCGGTTCGTCGACCGGGTCACCATCCAGTCCTTCGACTGGCGGACCATCACGCTGGCCCGCTCGCTCAACCGGCAGATCGAGACGGTCGCGCTGGTCTGGCAGTACGGCCCGGCCGAGTGCGCCTCGCTGGCCGACGAGTGCTCGCTGCGGGCGGACTACGACGATCCCTCGGTGAAGAGTCCGTGGACCGATGGCCTGGACTGGTGGCGCTTCCGTGACCTGGGCAAGCTGGTCCGGGCCAGCGGCGCCGGCACCGTCTCGGCGAACTGGCAGGTACACGACCCGGACCAGCCGACGGTCGTCTCGCCGGACTGGTACCTGCGCCAGGACCCGAGCTACTTCCACGGGCCGACGGTGGACGTGTTGCAGCGGCGCGACCGGTTGAAGGTGGTGCCGTACACGGTGGACGATCCGGCGCTGATGCAGCGGGCGATCGACCTGGGGGTGGACGGCATCATCACCGACGACCCGGACACGCTGATCACGGTGGCGGTGCGCAACGGTCTGCGCTGA
- a CDS encoding DUF5682 family protein, which translates to MPERFYGVRHHGPGSARAVLAALAEQRPDLLLIEGPPEADELVRWVADEGLEPPVALLGYAADDPRRAAYWPFAVFSPEWQAIRWAAEHGVPVRFFDLPYAYRLGATAGTDEPGTDGDTGVDGPLADETDGGSDAGTGSGEPEQPVRPVDPIGELAAAAGYDDPERWWEDVVEHRGAPAFEAIGEAMAAIRAESPEDPDDLLREAYMRGVLREARKSHRNLAVVCGAWHVPALTASVPASHDTALLKGRRKTRVTFTWVPWTYGRLASWQGYGAGVTSPGWYHHLFTTTDEVVPRWLVAAAGVLRAEGVPTSSAHVIEAVRLAEALATIRGRPLAGLAELTEATRAVICEGDDLRLNLVDRQLVVGERLGAVPDDMPAVPLARDLAAQQRTLRLKPEALDRELDLDLRKETDLGRSRLLHRLRLLGIPWGESTRGRQGKGTFRESWRLRWSPEFAIAVVEAGTHGTTVRSAATAKITGAARDAEVLAEVTPLVESCLLADLTDAYPAVLRALHQRAALDADVTRLMAAVPALARTLRYGDVRGTELGPLRTVTASLLVRICVGLPPAVRSLSDDAARTMREHVDAVHAAIGLLDEPDLRGRWLDTLADLAARDTEAHAGPEQAVHGLVVGRLTRILHDAQRLDAAETRRRMGLVLTPGTPPAQAAQWIEGFLAGGGLLFVHDTALLALVDEWLTDIDPEAFTDVLPLLRRTFGAFAPPERRAIGERVRGDRSDAGTPAGVRPIDHDRAALVLPTLAALLGHQTLLGDVRGPE; encoded by the coding sequence ATGCCTGAGCGCTTCTACGGGGTACGCCACCACGGTCCCGGATCCGCTCGGGCGGTGCTGGCGGCGCTGGCCGAACAGCGCCCCGACCTGCTGCTGATCGAGGGCCCGCCGGAGGCCGACGAGCTGGTCCGGTGGGTCGCCGACGAGGGGCTGGAGCCACCGGTGGCGTTGCTCGGCTACGCCGCCGACGACCCGCGCCGGGCGGCGTACTGGCCGTTCGCCGTCTTCTCCCCGGAATGGCAGGCGATCCGCTGGGCGGCGGAGCACGGCGTGCCGGTGCGCTTCTTCGACCTGCCGTACGCGTACCGGCTCGGTGCCACCGCCGGGACGGACGAGCCGGGCACCGACGGCGACACCGGGGTCGACGGGCCGTTGGCCGACGAGACCGACGGCGGGAGCGACGCCGGGACCGGGTCGGGTGAACCGGAGCAGCCGGTCCGGCCGGTCGACCCGATCGGCGAGCTTGCCGCCGCGGCCGGCTACGACGACCCCGAGCGCTGGTGGGAGGACGTGGTCGAGCACCGGGGCGCACCGGCCTTCGAGGCGATCGGGGAGGCGATGGCCGCGATTCGGGCCGAGTCCCCGGAGGACCCGGACGACCTGCTCCGCGAGGCGTACATGCGTGGGGTGTTGCGCGAGGCCCGGAAGAGTCACCGGAACCTCGCCGTCGTCTGCGGCGCGTGGCACGTGCCGGCGCTCACCGCCAGCGTGCCGGCCAGCCACGACACCGCCCTGCTCAAGGGGCGGCGCAAAACGAGGGTCACCTTCACCTGGGTGCCGTGGACCTACGGCCGGCTGGCCTCCTGGCAGGGCTACGGCGCCGGCGTGACCTCCCCCGGCTGGTACCACCACCTGTTCACCACCACCGACGAGGTGGTGCCGCGCTGGCTCGTCGCCGCCGCCGGGGTGCTGCGCGCCGAGGGGGTGCCGACCTCGTCCGCGCACGTCATCGAGGCGGTCCGGCTGGCAGAGGCCCTGGCCACCATCCGGGGCCGGCCGCTGGCCGGGCTGGCCGAATTGACCGAGGCGACCCGCGCGGTCATCTGCGAGGGCGACGACCTGCGGCTGAACCTGGTCGACCGGCAGCTCGTGGTCGGCGAACGGCTCGGGGCGGTGCCCGACGACATGCCGGCGGTACCGCTCGCCCGCGACCTGGCCGCCCAACAGCGCACCCTCCGCCTCAAGCCGGAGGCGCTCGACCGGGAACTCGACCTCGACCTGCGCAAGGAGACCGACCTGGGGCGCAGCCGACTGCTGCACCGGCTCCGGCTGCTCGGCATACCGTGGGGCGAATCAACCCGTGGCCGGCAGGGCAAGGGCACCTTCCGGGAGAGCTGGCGGCTGCGCTGGTCGCCCGAGTTCGCGATCGCCGTGGTCGAGGCCGGGACGCACGGCACCACCGTACGGAGCGCCGCCACCGCGAAGATCACCGGTGCCGCCCGCGACGCGGAGGTACTCGCCGAGGTTACCCCGCTGGTGGAGAGCTGCCTGCTGGCCGACCTCACCGACGCGTACCCGGCGGTGCTGCGGGCACTGCACCAGCGGGCCGCTCTCGACGCCGACGTGACCCGACTGATGGCGGCGGTGCCGGCGCTGGCCCGTACGCTGCGCTACGGCGACGTCCGGGGAACCGAACTAGGCCCCCTGCGTACGGTGACCGCGAGCCTGCTGGTCCGGATCTGCGTCGGTCTGCCACCGGCGGTGCGCTCGCTCTCCGACGACGCCGCCCGGACGATGCGCGAGCACGTCGACGCCGTGCACGCCGCGATCGGACTGCTCGACGAGCCCGACCTGCGGGGCCGTTGGCTCGACACCCTGGCCGATCTCGCCGCCCGCGACACCGAGGCGCACGCCGGCCCGGAGCAGGCCGTCCACGGTCTGGTGGTCGGTCGGCTGACCCGGATCCTGCACGACGCGCAGCGGCTCGACGCCGCCGAGACCCGGCGGCGGATGGGCCTGGTGCTCACCCCCGGCACCCCACCGGCGCAGGCGGCCCAGTGGATCGAGGGTTTCCTCGCCGGTGGCGGGCTGCTCTTCGTGCACGACACGGCCCTGCTCGCCCTGGTCGACGAGTGGTTGACCGACATCGACCCGGAGGCGTTCACCGACGTGCTGCCGCTGCTGCGGCGTACCTTCGGCGCGTTCGCCCCGCCCGAGCGACGGGCCATCGGCGAGCGGGTACGCGGCGACCGGTCCGACGCCGGTACGCCGGCCGGCGTACGGCCGATCGACCATGACCGGGCCGCCCTGGTCCTGCCCACCCTGGCCGCCCTGCTCGGTCACCAGACGCTGTTGGGGGATGTCCGTGGACCCGAATGA
- a CDS encoding glycosyltransferase, with the protein MSKATTGSQRVNPAGTWRLVDGPPPPLSERLGRLVGLRTLRLPGSRGVLVVAGTPERLHDLLHAYPEALTPTTRARIVVVYWRSPRAGWSGRIGPLDHLVRHRVALPRMGRGPATVRLRLRHPAPLRDIVRGAVDALGPTRPLPAPVSANLTGWGGLPAYLPAQLGASVVAGALPLSSDIRAHDVVLRHPTVAEPGGPAQDQPYAVAVPAGRHGVTAPGGGTVLLVDARRINPKGRRAGAYRPDAPGVRLELDPRGNARRARGGADRHPLGGPGLDAATLATLRQVGVVECPPLTDERPVETAALLVQLAMTGAVLRIPALPPRVAELIRPELRDLLTRPLPAGDPLALEARSVRQRRAALRGHAAGFALPQVTADALPELARPPSVSAILATRRAEMLAGAVRAIVDQTYPELELVLCLHGIDLPAEVAALLAESGRPYEIVRVPAGTGFGAALGEATRRARGSLVTKFDDDDSYGVEHVWDLVLARHYSGATLVGKGAEFVFLETLGTTVRRPSGAPESDGEVVAGGTMLLAKGDLEAVGGWRPVPRSVDYGVLDRLRRDGAAIYRTHPFGYVYHRRESGHTWDPGQQYFLDTAFARWPDIPAEAFANPEPTGTGTASDPRSSVPSSDAVHSGA; encoded by the coding sequence ATGTCGAAAGCCACAACTGGCTCGCAGCGCGTGAACCCGGCCGGTACGTGGCGGCTGGTCGACGGCCCGCCGCCGCCGCTCAGCGAACGGTTGGGCCGCCTCGTCGGCCTGCGGACACTGCGCCTGCCCGGTTCGCGTGGCGTGCTCGTTGTCGCCGGGACACCGGAACGGTTGCACGACCTGCTGCACGCCTATCCCGAGGCGCTGACGCCGACCACCCGCGCCCGGATCGTCGTTGTCTACTGGCGCTCGCCGCGCGCCGGCTGGTCCGGCCGGATCGGCCCGCTGGACCACCTGGTCCGGCACCGGGTCGCCCTGCCCCGGATGGGACGCGGCCCGGCCACCGTCCGGCTCCGCCTGCGACACCCGGCCCCGCTGCGCGACATCGTGCGCGGGGCGGTGGACGCCCTCGGCCCGACCCGCCCGCTGCCCGCACCGGTGAGCGCCAACCTGACCGGGTGGGGCGGGCTGCCGGCGTACCTGCCGGCGCAGCTCGGCGCCTCCGTCGTGGCCGGCGCGCTGCCGCTCAGCTCCGACATCCGGGCACACGACGTCGTACTGCGCCACCCGACCGTGGCCGAACCGGGCGGACCGGCGCAGGACCAGCCGTACGCGGTGGCGGTGCCGGCCGGTCGGCACGGCGTGACCGCTCCCGGCGGCGGGACCGTGCTGCTGGTGGACGCCCGCCGGATCAACCCGAAGGGGCGCCGGGCCGGCGCGTACCGGCCCGACGCACCAGGCGTCCGGCTCGAACTCGACCCGCGCGGCAACGCCCGACGGGCCCGTGGCGGGGCCGACCGGCATCCGCTGGGCGGCCCCGGACTCGACGCCGCCACCCTGGCCACCCTGCGCCAGGTCGGCGTGGTGGAGTGTCCGCCGTTGACCGACGAGCGGCCGGTCGAGACGGCGGCGCTGCTGGTCCAGTTGGCGATGACCGGCGCGGTGCTGCGGATACCGGCACTGCCGCCCCGGGTCGCCGAACTGATCCGGCCCGAGCTGCGGGACCTGCTGACCCGCCCGCTGCCGGCCGGCGACCCGCTGGCGCTGGAGGCGCGCAGCGTACGTCAGCGCCGGGCCGCGCTGCGCGGCCACGCCGCCGGCTTCGCGCTGCCGCAGGTGACCGCGGACGCCCTGCCGGAACTGGCGCGCCCGCCGTCGGTCAGCGCGATCCTGGCCACCCGCCGGGCCGAGATGCTGGCCGGGGCGGTGCGGGCGATCGTCGACCAGACCTACCCGGAGCTGGAACTCGTCCTCTGCCTGCACGGCATCGACCTGCCGGCCGAGGTGGCGGCACTGCTCGCCGAATCCGGTCGGCCGTACGAGATCGTCCGGGTGCCGGCCGGCACCGGGTTCGGTGCCGCGCTCGGCGAGGCGACCCGGCGGGCCCGGGGCAGCCTGGTGACCAAGTTCGACGACGACGACAGTTACGGCGTCGAGCACGTCTGGGACCTGGTGCTGGCCCGGCACTACTCCGGGGCCACCCTGGTCGGCAAGGGTGCCGAGTTCGTCTTCCTGGAAACGCTCGGCACCACCGTACGGCGTCCGTCCGGCGCACCCGAGTCCGACGGCGAGGTGGTCGCCGGTGGCACCATGCTGCTGGCCAAGGGGGACCTCGAAGCGGTCGGCGGCTGGCGACCGGTGCCCCGGTCGGTCGACTACGGCGTGCTCGACCGGCTCCGCCGCGACGGCGCGGCGATCTACCGGACCCACCCGTTCGGCTACGTCTACCACCGCCGCGAGTCCGGCCACACCTGGGATCCGGGGCAGCAGTACTTCCTCGACACCGCGTTCGCCCGCTGGCCGGACATCCCGGCCGAGGCGTTCGCCAACCCGGAGCCGACCGGCACCGGAACGGCGTCGGATCCACGGTCCTCCGTACCCTCCTCCGATGCCGTCCACAGTGGAGCCTGA
- a CDS encoding ATP-binding protein, giving the protein MTALRPHAEQLFAEELAALATADDRPRPPGWRLSPQAVVTYLLGDGAKITPKYVGPRRLMEVAVATLATDRALLLLGVPGTAKTWVSEHLAAAISGDSTLLVQGTAGTAEEAIRYGWNYARLLSEGPSPAALVPSPVLRAMETGAIARVEELTRVPSDVQDTLITILSEKTLPVPELASEVQAVKGFNIIATANDRDRGVNELSSALRRRFNTVVLPVPASADEEVDIVARRVAQLGRSLELPEVPPALEEIRRVVTVFRELRSGLTEDGRTKVKSPTGTLSTAEAISVVTNGWALAAHFGDGVLRPGDVAAGILGAVVKDPSSDPVVWREYLETVVREREGWTAFYRAARDA; this is encoded by the coding sequence ATGACCGCCCTGCGCCCGCACGCCGAGCAACTGTTCGCCGAGGAACTGGCGGCGCTCGCCACGGCCGACGACCGACCCCGGCCGCCCGGCTGGCGGCTCTCGCCGCAGGCGGTGGTGACCTACCTGCTCGGCGATGGCGCCAAGATCACCCCGAAGTACGTCGGCCCGCGCCGGCTGATGGAGGTCGCGGTGGCGACCCTGGCCACCGACCGGGCACTGCTCCTGCTCGGTGTGCCCGGCACCGCCAAGACCTGGGTCTCCGAACACCTCGCGGCGGCCATCTCCGGCGACTCCACCCTGCTGGTCCAGGGCACCGCCGGCACCGCCGAGGAGGCCATCCGGTACGGCTGGAACTACGCCCGCCTGCTCAGTGAGGGCCCGTCCCCGGCGGCCCTGGTGCCGAGTCCGGTGCTGCGGGCGATGGAGACCGGTGCCATCGCCCGGGTGGAGGAGCTGACCCGGGTCCCGTCCGACGTGCAGGACACGCTGATCACCATCCTGTCGGAGAAGACCCTGCCGGTGCCGGAACTGGCCAGCGAGGTGCAGGCGGTCAAGGGTTTCAACATCATCGCCACCGCCAACGACCGGGACCGGGGCGTCAACGAACTCTCCAGCGCGCTGCGCCGCCGCTTCAACACCGTCGTCCTGCCGGTGCCCGCCTCCGCCGACGAGGAGGTCGACATCGTCGCCCGCCGGGTGGCGCAGCTCGGCCGTTCGCTCGAACTGCCCGAGGTGCCGCCCGCGCTGGAGGAGATCCGCCGGGTGGTCACGGTCTTCCGCGAGCTGCGCAGCGGCCTCACCGAGGACGGCCGGACCAAGGTGAAGTCGCCCACCGGCACCCTGTCCACCGCCGAGGCGATCTCCGTGGTCACCAACGGCTGGGCACTCGCCGCCCACTTCGGCGACGGGGTGCTCCGCCCCGGCGACGTGGCCGCCGGCATCCTCGGCGCGGTGGTCAAGGACCCGAGCAGCGACCCGGTGGTCTGGCGCGAATACCTGGAGACCGTGGTCCGCGAACGCGAGGGCTGGACCGCCTTCTACCGCGCCGCCCGCGATGCCTGA
- a CDS encoding DUF5691 domain-containing protein, whose translation MPIEPWSNAQVLALAPDASSAKGARSVSGAAKWVATGLDGDVLWGLCRGSGSNPYQACVDLTEPAYRCSCPSRKFPCKHALGLLLLWSGGGVTEQAAPDWVTEWQARRSARAETTAAKRAQAGPVDEAAAQKRAGQRADRVATGLVELDRWVTDQVSQGLAGAQRSGSAPFAAMAARLVDAQAPTAAGTVRRLGEVVGIGPDWADRLLGELALLRLLVAGYTRIDDLPADLAATVRARIGIPVSTEDVLAGPTQRDHWLVLGQVDLPDERLVARRTWLHGTTTGRYALLLAFAAPGQALPADVVPGTVLDADLCWYPGAFAQRALLARRHGTRPAGPPTGAMPVRAALAGWTAALAAEPWCEQVGMLLADVVPTGDGYLVDAAGDAVALRPGEDPPWWLLAAAGGRPVPVAGEYSAAGFRPLAAWPDGEYLPAPARTGGDRRPALLPPDLVSAALIGTDRRPFTAATVDLDGRALPVVPGGEPATSLLDTAAVAWTYRRAGVTAEVGRPPVDAAPGESRRTVPAPAARRLASLLAGGGPGGSDLAHRLLGGWLHTAAERGYLAPAHTLPALLDNGRRSSALRPALAAVAGRRGGWLAARNADWGYLRSEATADPDPADWATGTPGERLAHLVALRGVDPAAGLDLLAPVFDDEAPEDRARFVGALATGLSQRDEPLLERALDDRRKEVREAAARLLGGLAGSALRQRMAARALTYVRLDQGRLVVTPPAECDTGMRRDGVPAKAPRGIGTGAWLLGEVVARTPLETWSTAFGRPADGVLALPVADDWGPVLHKGLARAAVLQRDPVWVTLLADEMSRPVNRDLDPYDERLIAQLYEALSPADLAGYAAAGLRRDPGRALRLVELHPGPWPEPLADAVLDAIAVLASGERTAWQTNELCRIAATAMPPAYAARVAELADTIQRDNPDTRHGGTISRLATTLTFRHEMYEELR comes from the coding sequence GTGCCAATCGAACCGTGGTCCAACGCACAGGTGCTCGCGCTGGCTCCCGACGCCAGTTCCGCCAAGGGGGCGCGCAGTGTCAGCGGTGCGGCGAAGTGGGTCGCCACCGGCCTGGACGGTGACGTGCTGTGGGGGTTGTGCCGGGGCAGCGGCAGCAATCCGTACCAGGCGTGCGTCGACCTGACCGAGCCCGCGTACCGGTGCTCCTGCCCGAGCCGCAAGTTTCCCTGCAAGCACGCGCTCGGCCTGCTGCTGCTCTGGTCCGGCGGCGGGGTGACCGAACAGGCCGCGCCCGACTGGGTGACGGAATGGCAGGCCCGGCGCTCGGCTCGGGCCGAGACCACGGCCGCCAAGCGGGCGCAGGCCGGCCCGGTCGACGAGGCCGCCGCGCAGAAACGGGCCGGACAGCGGGCCGACCGGGTCGCCACCGGGCTGGTCGAGCTGGACCGGTGGGTGACCGACCAGGTGAGCCAGGGGCTCGCCGGTGCCCAACGGAGCGGATCCGCCCCGTTCGCGGCGATGGCGGCCCGGCTGGTGGACGCGCAGGCCCCGACCGCGGCCGGCACCGTACGGCGGCTCGGTGAGGTCGTCGGCATCGGCCCGGACTGGGCTGACCGGCTCCTCGGCGAACTGGCCCTGCTCCGCCTGCTGGTCGCCGGCTACACCCGGATCGATGACCTGCCGGCGGATCTCGCCGCCACCGTCCGCGCCCGGATCGGCATCCCGGTGTCGACCGAGGACGTGCTCGCCGGCCCGACGCAACGCGACCACTGGCTGGTGCTCGGCCAGGTTGATCTGCCCGACGAACGGCTCGTCGCCCGCCGAACCTGGCTCCACGGCACCACAACCGGGCGGTACGCCCTGCTGCTGGCGTTCGCCGCACCCGGTCAGGCCCTGCCGGCGGACGTCGTACCGGGCACCGTGCTCGACGCCGACCTGTGCTGGTATCCGGGCGCGTTCGCGCAACGGGCGCTGCTGGCCCGACGACACGGCACCCGACCGGCCGGGCCACCGACCGGGGCGATGCCGGTCCGGGCGGCGCTGGCCGGCTGGACCGCCGCCCTCGCCGCCGAGCCGTGGTGCGAGCAGGTGGGCATGCTGCTGGCCGACGTGGTGCCGACCGGCGACGGGTACCTGGTCGACGCGGCCGGTGACGCGGTGGCGCTGCGCCCCGGCGAAGACCCGCCGTGGTGGTTGCTGGCCGCCGCCGGTGGACGACCCGTCCCGGTGGCCGGCGAATACTCCGCCGCCGGGTTCCGCCCGCTGGCCGCCTGGCCCGACGGGGAATACCTGCCCGCCCCGGCCCGTACCGGCGGTGACCGCCGGCCCGCGTTGCTCCCGCCGGACCTGGTCTCGGCCGCGCTGATCGGCACCGACCGCCGGCCGTTCACCGCCGCCACGGTCGACCTCGACGGGCGTGCGCTGCCGGTGGTTCCCGGCGGGGAGCCGGCGACGTCCCTGCTGGACACCGCCGCGGTCGCCTGGACCTACCGCCGGGCCGGGGTCACCGCCGAGGTGGGGCGCCCACCGGTCGACGCCGCGCCGGGGGAGAGCCGCCGCACCGTCCCCGCCCCGGCCGCCCGCCGGCTCGCCTCGCTGCTGGCCGGCGGCGGGCCCGGCGGCAGCGATCTGGCCCACCGACTGCTCGGCGGATGGCTGCACACCGCCGCCGAACGCGGCTACCTCGCCCCGGCGCACACCCTGCCGGCGCTGCTGGACAACGGTCGGCGCAGCAGCGCGCTGCGGCCCGCACTCGCCGCCGTCGCCGGTCGACGGGGCGGCTGGCTCGCCGCCCGCAACGCCGACTGGGGTTACCTCCGCAGCGAGGCCACCGCCGATCCGGACCCGGCCGACTGGGCCACCGGCACACCCGGTGAACGCCTCGCCCACCTGGTCGCGCTCCGGGGCGTCGACCCGGCCGCCGGCCTCGACCTGCTCGCCCCGGTCTTCGACGACGAGGCACCGGAGGACCGGGCCCGCTTCGTCGGCGCCCTCGCCACCGGTCTGTCGCAGCGGGACGAACCCCTGCTCGAACGGGCCCTCGACGACCGCCGCAAGGAGGTACGCGAGGCCGCCGCCCGGCTGCTCGGCGGGCTGGCCGGCTCGGCGCTGCGGCAGCGGATGGCCGCCCGCGCGCTCACCTACGTCCGGCTCGACCAGGGGCGGTTGGTGGTCACCCCGCCGGCCGAGTGCGATACCGGGATGCGCCGCGACGGCGTACCGGCCAAGGCACCGCGGGGGATCGGCACCGGGGCCTGGCTGCTGGGCGAGGTGGTCGCGCGTACGCCGCTGGAAACCTGGTCCACCGCGTTCGGGCGACCGGCCGACGGGGTGCTGGCCCTGCCGGTGGCCGACGACTGGGGTCCGGTGCTGCACAAGGGACTGGCCCGAGCGGCGGTGCTGCAACGGGACCCGGTCTGGGTGACCCTGCTCGCCGACGAGATGTCCCGACCGGTGAACAGGGACCTCGACCCGTACGACGAGCGGTTGATTGCGCAGTTGTACGAGGCGCTGTCCCCGGCCGACCTGGCCGGGTACGCGGCGGCCGGGTTGCGCCGGGATCCGGGCCGGGCGCTGCGGCTGGTCGAACTGCATCCCGGCCCGTGGCCCGAGCCGCTGGCCGACGCGGTGCTCGACGCGATCGCCGTCCTGGCCAGCGGCGAGCGGACCGCCTGGCAGACCAACGAGCTGTGCCGGATCGCCGCGACCGCGATGCCACCGGCCTACGCCGCCCGGGTGGCCGAACTGGCCGACACGATCCAGCGGGACAACCCCGACACCCGGCACGGCGGGACCATCAGCCGGCTCGCCACCACCCTGACCTTCCGTCACGAGATGTACGAGGAGCTGCGATGA